In the genome of Triticum urartu cultivar G1812 chromosome 5, Tu2.1, whole genome shotgun sequence, one region contains:
- the LOC125555941 gene encoding transcription factor MYB60-like, giving the protein MGRPPCCDKVGVKKGPWTPEEDIILVSYIQENGPGNWRAVPINTGLMRCSKSCRLRWTNYLRPGIRRGNFTTHEEGIIVHLQSLLGNRWAAIASYLPQRTDNDIKNYWNTHLKKKLKKQQAMGAIFAPPPPPSSSAETAANLPAAVHLDNHHHRYHHDAIAASSSTVDHGCYSNPEVTQHTTITMRRSPFADVAADCSSSSYASSMDNISRLLGGFMKSSPPTATDVKPNIAVVTDPFMSFDRISGTGAELAFVPGVQQLQQQPVLMGGISYDDEATRQQQQQLHHQLPLCSIEKWLLDEAAEQVADLMELSDGGCSSLPLLY; this is encoded by the exons ATGGGGAGGCCGCCGTGCTGCGACAAGGTGGGCGTGAAGAAGGGGCCGTGGACGCCGGAGGAGGACATCATCCTGGTGTCCTACATCCAGGAGAACGGCCCGGGGAACTGGCGGGCGGTGCCCATCAACACCGGCCTCATGCGCTGCAGCAAGAGCTGCCGCCTCCGCTGGACCAACTACCTCCGCCCCGGCATCCGCCGCGGCAACTTCACCACGCACGAGGAAGGCATCATCGTCCACCTCCAGTCCCTCCTTGGCAACAG ATGGGCCGCGATCGCGTCTTACCTGCCACAGAGAACGGACAACGACATCAAGAACTACTGGAACACGCACCTCAAGAAGAAGCTCAAGAAGCAGCAGGCCATGGGCGCCATcttcgcgccgccgccgccgccctccagCTCCGCCGAGACAGCCGCCAACCTCCCCGCTGCCGTCCATCTCGACAACCACCACCACCGATACCACCATGACGCGATCGCCGCCTCCAGCTCCACGGTCGACCACGGCTGCTACAGCAACCCGGAGGTCACCCAGCATACGACGATCACCATGCGCCGCTCGCCATTCGCCGACGTCGCCGCCGACTGCTCCTCGTCGTCCTACGCCTCCAGCATGGACAACATATCCAGGCTCCTCGGCGGTTTCATGAAGAGCTCCCCGCCCACCGCCACCGACGTCAAACCCAACATAGCCGTGGTCACCGACCCTTTCATGTCCTTCGACCGCATATCCGGCACCGGCGCCGAGCTGGCTTTCGTCCCCGGCgttcagcagctgcagcagcagCCGGTGTTAATGGGGGGCATCAGCTATGATGACGAGGCCACCagacagcagcagcagcagctccatCATCAGCTGCCACTGTGTTCGATCGAGAAGTGGCTTCTCGACGAGGCGGCGGAGCAGGTCGCTGACCTCATGGAGCTCTCCGACGGTGGCTGCTCCTCCCTGCCATTGCTGTACTAG
- the LOC125508768 gene encoding cell division control protein 45 homolog — translation MVRELRADSFYARLRAAAAAAAAAASSPLLILPSAADADSLCALKALAHVLSADSIRFSIYPVASAAAAATLLASFSASQPLCLLLINWGAHRDLRGILPPASTAFVVDSHRPVHLHNLAAANDRVVVLFTTDDEHTADLSYDFDVSSLANASDLTADGDADEHLRVSEEDEDSDASDSDSDAEGGRRKRRRLSDDGEADGDPERLFGKLRREYYRLGTFHGKPSGCLMYELAHTLRRNTNELLWLACVSLTDQFVHERITNERYQAAVMELEQHINGSGNLDPSGLGSVVTLKDGTKIRAPEASRIAYEDEPRLMLLREWSLFDSMLCSSYVATKLKTWSDNGLKKLKLLLARMGFPLADCQKRFQYMSMEVKRKMRDEFDRFLPEYGLTEFYYRSFLRVHGYRSKVSAADVVYGVTALLESLNAESKDSKECCAAEQFWVAYSALSLSNVDQLRKGMQSAIEIQMAILRQGSSAITKSGFIRSAKKFRWVKLDDPVDTAKLCHPQALTKFCFFLMDALKERGARMKPLICACLAREPEKVLVIGVCGKPRLGAVQGNAFGNAFRSAAEEIGADYFHDMFESSWIVLDVVAVSSFMIRLTEKL, via the coding sequence ATGGTGCGGGAGCTCCGCGCCGACTCCTTCTACGCccgcctccgcgccgccgccgccgcggccgcggcggccgcctcctccccgcTCCTGATCCTCCCTTCCGCCGCCGACGCCGACTCCCTCTGCGCGCTCAAGGCGCTCGCGCACGTCCTCTCCGCCGACTCCATCCGCTTCTCCATCTACCCcgtcgcctccgccgccgccgccgccaccctccTCGCCTCCTTCTCCGCGTCACAGCCGCTCTGCCTGCTACTCATCAACTGGGGCGCGCACCGCGACCTCCGCGGCATCCTGCCCCCCGCCTCCACCGCGTTCGTCGTCGACTCCCACCGCCCCGTCCACCTCCACAACCTCGCCGCGGCCAACGACCGCGTCGTCGTGCTCTTCACCACCGACGACGAGCACACCGCCGATCTCTCCTATGATTTCGACGTTTCCTCCCTCGCCAACGCCTCCGACCTCACCGCCGACGGGGACGCCGACGAGCACCTCCGTGTTTCGGAGGAGGACGAGGACTCTGACGCCTCCGACTCCGATTCCGATGCCgagggagggaggaggaagaggcggcggcTCTCGGACGACGGGGAGGCGGACGGCGACCCAGAGAGGCTGTTCGGCAAGCTGCGGAGGGAGTACTACCGCCTCGGCACCTTCCACGGGAAGCCGTCGGGGTGCCTCATGTACGAGCTCGCCCACACGCTCCGCAGGAACACCAACGAGCTCCTCTGGCTCGCCTGCGTCTCCCTCACCGACCAGTTCGTCCACGAGCGCATCACCAACGAGCGCTACCAGGCCGCCGTCATGGAGCTCGAGCAGCACATCAACGGATCCGGCAACCTCGACCCGTCCGGCCTCGGGTCGGTGGTCACGCTGAAGGATGGAACCAAGATCCGGGCGCCGGAGGCCTCCCGCATCGCCTATGAGGACGAGCCAAGGCTGATGCTGCTGCGGGAGTGGAGTTTGTTCGACTCCATGCTCTGCTCCTCATATGTCGCCACCAAGCTCAAGACCTGGAGTGACAACGGGCTGAAGAAGCTGAAGCTGCTCCTGGCGAGGATGGGGTTCCCGCTCGCCGACTGCCAGAAGAGGTTCCAGTACATGAGCATGGAGGTCAAGCGCAAGATGCGCGATGAATTTGATCGGTTCCTGCCTGAGTATGGGCTCACTGAGTTCTACTACCGGAGCTTCCTGAGGGTTCACGGTTACAGATCCAAGGTATCTGCTGCGGATGTTGTGTATGGCGTCACAGCTTTGCTTGAATCCCTGAATGCTGAGTCCAAGGACTCAAAGGAGTGTTGTGCTGCTGAGCAATTTTGGGTTGCATACTCTGCGTTGTCGTTGAGCAATGTGGATCAGCTGCGAAAAGGAATGCAATCTGCAATTGAGATACAGATGGCGATACTGAGGCAGGGAAGCTCAGCCATCACCAAGAGTGGATTCATACGGAGTGCAAAGAAGTTCCGGTGGGTGAAGCTTGATGATCCAGTGGACACTGCTAAGCTGTGCCACCCGCAGGCACTTACCAAGTTCTGTTTCTTCCTGATGGATGCACTGAAGGAGAGGGGTGCAAGGATGAAGCCGCTAATCTGTGCCTGCCTAGCAAGGGAGCCTGAGAAGGTGTTGGTCATTGGTGTATGTGGGAAGCCAAGGCTCGGGGCAGTTCAGGGGAACGCGTTCGGTAATGCATTTAGGTCAGCGGCAGAGGAGATTGGTGCTGATTATTTCCATGACATGTTTGAGTCATCATGGATTGTTCTTGATGTTGTTGCTGTCAGTTCTTTCATGATTCGGTTAACAGAGAAGCTTTGA